Genomic DNA from Candidatus Sulfurimonas marisnigri:
TCAAGTTTGTGTGTTACTCCTGCACTCCCGATTCCTATCATTTTCTTTTGTATAATCTCGTTAAACATGTTTGTAGTTTCTGTGACTTTTGGAGTTAGTAACTTATGCTCAATAAAATTATTTCTTAAAATCTCAATATCTAGTGAGCCTGTCGAAGTTTCAATATGTTTAGCCATATCTGACCAAGTGAAAATCTCTACACTATTAATAGACTTAATAGTGTCATTAGATTTTAGTCCTGCAATAAAAGCAGGTGAATCTTTTACAACATTTCCTATAACAGGAGATAAAATACTAGGGCCACCAAGCGCGATAATAAAATAAAGCAAAAAGGCTAAAGCAAAATTGGCAAGTGGACCAGCTAAGAGTATAAAAATCTTTTGGATTGGTGTTTTTACATTATAGCTGTCGTTGTCATAACTTTTTTTACTTGGGTCACTATCATCTTGACCCTTCATCCTTACATAACCACCAAGTGGTATAAGTGCTATTTTCCACTCAGTGCCCCACTTATGAAAAGAGGCGATTTTTTTTCCAAACCCGATACTGAAAACTTCAACATAAACACCCATAGCGCGGGCTGCAAAGTAGTGACCTAATTCATGAAAAAATATAAGTGCAGAGAGGACTAAAAGAGAGATAATAAAACTCATTGATTTTTACCTTTTATAATTGCTTGTTTAAACCCATAAAGATATTCAAATCCTGAGTATAGAGTAAGAGCTACCGCAAACCATAAAAGCTCAGTCGCAAAAGGCCAGTGCATTAGTAAAAAACCAATGGCAATCATCTGTATAACTGTTTTTATTTTTCCAGCCCACGAAGCTTTAACGCTTAATCCTTCACTAACCGCAACAGTACGAATTCCAGTGATGAAAAGTTCACGAACTATAATTATATAAATTGCCCAGGCAGAAGCCTCACCAATCATCATTAGAGCTAGAAATGCAGCAAGAGTAAGCATCTTATCAGCAAGAGGATCTAAAATGGCACCAAGCATAGTCATCTGATTCCATTCTCTAGCTATGTAGCCATCAAAAAAATCTGTAATACTAGCTAGCACAAACAAAAGAGAAGCCGTATAATAGTTCCATGTAATATCATAACCAGAGCCTGTGAAAAAATCTGGATTTAAGATTATCCAAAACATCAATGGTGCAATTAATATGCGAAGTGATGCCAAGGCATTTGGAAGATTAAGCAAAAATATCCTTAAAAATTTTAATTATGTGATTTTAGCTATTTTTTGCTTGTTTTTGGTTAACTTAGTAAAAGTTTAAGTATATACTTAAGTGTACTTAAGCCAACAAAGATGGCTCATCTATATAATAACCTTGAGAGAAATCAACACCTAGTTCTTTAACTCTATCCATGATGACTCGCGAATGAACATACTCTGCTATAGTTTTAATCCCCAGTTTTTTGGCGAACTCAACTATAGTTTCAACAACCAAAAGAGAGTTTCTATCTGTGTCAATCTCTTTAACAAGAGAGCCGTCTATTTTTATAAAGTCGGCACTCATCTTGGTTAAGTATGAGAAGTTGGAATAACCACTTCCAAAGTCATCTATAGCTATTTTAGCGCCATATCTTTTTACTTCACAAATAAAGCGTTCAACTTTCTTAAAGTCATCTATTGCATCTGATTCAAGTATTTCAAATGTAACTTTATTTGATACTTTTGAATTTTTCAGTTTATCCATAATAAATATAAACATTTCTTTGTCTATAATATCTTCTATTGATAAGTTTATTGTAAATTCAAAATCAAGAATTTCAAATGTAGCAAATGATTTGTCAATTATTGTTTTTGTAACTATATGGTAGTTTTTTATCTTCTTTGCTATAGGTATAAAGTCTAATGGTGACAATACTTTTCCATTAATGTCTATAAGTCTTGCGAGACATTCATATTTCATGATTTTAGAAGTTTTAGTATCAATAATAGCTTGATAATATGGAACAACCCTAAAATTACTAACAGCCTCTCTTACCACATCTGATAACTGAAGTTTTTTTTCATAGTTGTTTTCAAAATCCATTTTATCTTCATATATCCAAAAGTGGGCACGAATCTCTTTTGCATGCCTTAGTGCCATTGATACTTTGGAAAATATATTTGTATTATCTCCATTTACGGATGATGCAAGGGTGATATTAATATATATATTAGTACCTTGATATTTAACAACAATATCTTTCAAACGGTTGTAAAGGTTATTTAGGTGCTCTTTTAAGTCATAAAAAAACATGTGTTTGTTTATGACAAGTGCAAACTCATCACCAGATAGTTTATAAATATCATACTCAGGTATGTTTTTTTGAAGATATTTGGCAACATTTTCAATTACATAATCTCCAATTAAATAACCATAAAAATTATTGATTGTTTGAAAATTATCTATGTTGAATATAATTAATGTAAAATTTTCATTTTGCTCTAAATCACCTCTTAATTGATATACATTTGGAAGGTTTGTTAAGTGATCAGTGAAATATCTGCTAAGAAGCTTGTCTCTGTATTTTATTATTTCACTACTTTTATTTGTGTTGTCTCCATACAGCTTGCTAAATATCTCATCACTGAAATCTTTAGTTTCTGTATCTTCTTGCAAAGTATAAACGTTTAGGCATATTTTAGATTTTTCGTTGTGCCTCAGAAAAACTATCTTTGCTTGTGGAACTACAGTATTTATTTCATTATTTAAATTTTGAAGCAATTGTGAATTACTTGAAAAAGATACTATATGAATAATAATGTTATTTTTTTTTAAATTTTTTAAATTTTCTAAAATATTAAAAACTTCATTTGGAGATGTAATAGTAAAACTTTTACTTTCTATAGTGTTTTTGTTTAGTTCCACATAGTCTCCAAAATACTTTTTGTTATATAAAAGCTCTTAACTTTCAATATAGATATTAATTATTTTGGGAGCAAACATTGTTCCAATAAATACACATATGTCACATATGCAACATAATAAAATACTATAAATTAAAGGCAGTGTTTAGATTTGATTTTATTTAAAGGAGTGTTTTCAACAGGGCTTTAAAGCCTTATTGAAAAGAGGAGAAATTTATAGTTATTCAGTTACTTCAACTTCTGTTTCAGTTGATTCCCAAATACCGTGCTTAGTACAGTATGCTTGAGCAGTAAGTTTAAGTTTTTTACCAGTTGGAATAATGTTAAATGTAACTTGTGCATGAGATTTTATATTTCCAAGAGCACCAGGTGTAAAGTCAGCACGAGCAAGAAGTGTTTCACCATTAAAAAGTGACATGTTAGCAATATAGTGATCGAAATCATCAGGGTGAGTATATTCATTACCCATTTTTACAGTTATAGAGAACATCTCACCAGCTTTAGCCTTACCTTCACAGTGAATGAATGGAGAGTGACGGTCAATTAGGTCTTTTTTAGCTTCACGTTCTACAGTATCAATATCTACATACTTATTTATCTTTGGCATTTTATTTCCTTGTGTTTTAAATTTATATGACATTGTAACTGTAAAAGCTTTTAGATTAACATAAAGAAGAGTATATTTATCTTGTTTAAGAAAATTTTAATTTTTAACACTATTGTTTTTAATACAACTAGACTTAACAGATAAGTAACAATTCTTGGTTAAAGTTCTCAACTTAAAATTTTTAGCTTAGGAAAATTATGAAATATAGATATTCACTTATCACACTGTTTACACTATCATCACTTAATGCACAAAATATCAGTTTAGATGCGATTAGCATAACAGCAACAAAAATCTCTACAGGAACAAAAGAGGTGTCACAATCAATTGCAGTTGTAGATGAAAAAACTATTGAAGATAAAAACATATTAAATATTCAAGAGGCTATAGAAAATATACCAGGTGTAAATGCAGAGTCTTCAACAAACTCTCCAAGTCCAAGACTTATAATCAGAGGAGCTGGGCTTAAAGCCAGATATGGTGTTAGAGAAGTTATGGTTATGAAAGATGGAGTGCCTCTAACTGATCCAGATTCATTTACAAGATTTGATTTTATTGATATACAGGATGTATCTAGTATAGAGGTTCAAAAAGGACCAGGTTCTATAAATGCTGCTAATGCAACCGGTGGTGTAATTCAGCTTATAACCAAGTCTGTATTTGAAGAAGACAAAAACAGAATAAAACTTGGTGTTGGTGATGATGGGCAAAGAAATCTTAATCTAAAAGTTAGAAGTGCTATTAGTGAAAACGATTTTGCTTCAGTTACCTTCAGCAAAAGGAAGATAGATAATAGTTGGAGAGATAATAATAACTTTGATGCCACTCAACTTAGTCTAAAATATGGTCACTTCTTTGAGGATGACTCTTCGGTAGAGACAGAACTATCATATACTGAATCAAATATGAAGATACCAACAGCAATGACAGCAGAGGAGTTTGCTGTATTTAAAAATACAGGTGAACAGCATAATACAAGTGCT
This window encodes:
- the rseP gene encoding RIP metalloprotease RseP codes for the protein MSFIISLLVLSALIFFHELGHYFAARAMGVYVEVFSIGFGKKIASFHKWGTEWKIALIPLGGYVRMKGQDDSDPSKKSYDNDSYNVKTPIQKIFILLAGPLANFALAFLLYFIIALGGPSILSPVIGNVVKDSPAFIAGLKSNDTIKSINSVEIFTWSDMAKHIETSTGSLDIEILRNNFIEHKLLTPKVTETTNMFNEIIQKKMIGIGSAGVTHKLELTPSETISYAIEQTVFASTMIFTGLKKLIVGEVPAKELGGVISIVKITSDAAAYGWMSVLAFAALISVNLGVLNLLPIPALDGGHIMFNLYEFIFRREASEAIVIKLTIAGWAILFSLMGLGIYNDINRLMG
- a CDS encoding class II SORL domain-containing protein yields the protein MPKINKYVDIDTVEREAKKDLIDRHSPFIHCEGKAKAGEMFSITVKMGNEYTHPDDFDHYIANMSLFNGETLLARADFTPGALGNIKSHAQVTFNIIPTGKKLKLTAQAYCTKHGIWESTETEVEVTE
- the pgsA gene encoding CDP-diacylglycerol--glycerol-3-phosphate 3-phosphatidyltransferase, whose amino-acid sequence is MLNLPNALASLRILIAPLMFWIILNPDFFTGSGYDITWNYYTASLLFVLASITDFFDGYIAREWNQMTMLGAILDPLADKMLTLAAFLALMMIGEASAWAIYIIIVRELFITGIRTVAVSEGLSVKASWAGKIKTVIQMIAIGFLLMHWPFATELLWFAVALTLYSGFEYLYGFKQAIIKGKNQ
- a CDS encoding EAL domain-containing protein, whose translation is MELNKNTIESKSFTITSPNEVFNILENLKNLKKNNIIIHIVSFSSNSQLLQNLNNEINTVVPQAKIVFLRHNEKSKICLNVYTLQEDTETKDFSDEIFSKLYGDNTNKSSEIIKYRDKLLSRYFTDHLTNLPNVYQLRGDLEQNENFTLIIFNIDNFQTINNFYGYLIGDYVIENVAKYLQKNIPEYDIYKLSGDEFALVINKHMFFYDLKEHLNNLYNRLKDIVVKYQGTNIYINITLASSVNGDNTNIFSKVSMALRHAKEIRAHFWIYEDKMDFENNYEKKLQLSDVVREAVSNFRVVPYYQAIIDTKTSKIMKYECLARLIDINGKVLSPLDFIPIAKKIKNYHIVTKTIIDKSFATFEILDFEFTINLSIEDIIDKEMFIFIMDKLKNSKVSNKVTFEILESDAIDDFKKVERFICEVKRYGAKIAIDDFGSGYSNFSYLTKMSADFIKIDGSLVKEIDTDRNSLLVVETIVEFAKKLGIKTIAEYVHSRVIMDRVKELGVDFSQGYYIDEPSLLA